A single Candidatus Dependentiae bacterium DNA region contains:
- a CDS encoding FKBP-type peptidyl-prolyl cis-trans isomerase translates to MKKNSFLILTISSGLILFQACTNNNKIEANKNINNNLAKNEVNMITTESGLKYEILTPGKTEQTPKRGQHVTVHYTGWLDNNGEVGKKFDSSVDRNEPFTFVLGVGMVIRGWDEGVASMKLGEKRRLTIPSNLGYGPRGAGNVIPGNATLIFEVELLKIG, encoded by the coding sequence ATGAAAAAAAATAGTTTTTTAATTTTAACAATTTCAAGCGGTTTGATACTTTTTCAAGCCTGCACTAACAATAATAAAATTGAAGCAAATAAAAATATAAATAATAATTTAGCTAAAAACGAGGTCAATATGATAACTACGGAATCAGGTTTAAAATATGAAATTTTAACTCCGGGTAAAACAGAACAAACACCAAAGCGTGGTCAACATGTAACCGTTCATTACACAGGTTGGCTTGATAACAATGGAGAAGTTGGTAAAAAATTTGATAGCTCAGTAGATCGAAACGAACCATTTACATTTGTTCTTGGCGTTGGAATGGTCATTAGAGGCTGGGATGAAGGTGTCGCAAGTATGAAACTTGGAGAAAAACGAAGACTTACAATTCCAAGTAACCTTGGGTATGGACCTAGAGGTGCAGGAAATGTTATTCCCGGAAATGCTACACTTATATTTGAAGTAGAATTATTAAAAATCGGCTAG
- a CDS encoding HIT domain-containing protein yields MDKLYAPWRNDYVTGTAHKEKKDKLKNDCVFCAAFAKNNDEKNFILKRFKHCIVMLNLYPYNAGHLLVLPIEHKGELKDLSIEIRSELMDVINLSINALTKVLKPQGFNVGLNLGIAGGGGIPSHLHFHILPRWNGDTNYLATLGEIKVVSSDLFKIYKDLRQEF; encoded by the coding sequence ATGGATAAACTCTATGCTCCATGGCGCAACGATTATGTTACAGGAACAGCTCATAAAGAAAAAAAAGATAAATTGAAAAATGATTGCGTTTTTTGCGCTGCATTTGCAAAAAATAACGATGAAAAAAATTTTATATTAAAACGATTTAAGCATTGTATTGTAATGCTTAATTTATACCCTTACAACGCAGGACATCTTTTAGTTCTACCAATAGAACATAAAGGTGAATTAAAAGATCTTTCCATAGAAATTCGCAGCGAGCTTATGGATGTTATAAATTTAAGTATTAATGCTTTAACCAAAGTTCTAAAACCACAAGGTTTTAATGTTGGTTTAAATTTGGGAATTGCCGGAGGCGGTGGTATTCCATCACATCTTCATTTTCATATTTTGCCACGCTGGAATGGTGACACAAATTATCTTGCCACACTTGGAGAAATAAAAGTTGTATCATCTGATCTTTTTAAGATTTATAAAGATTTAAGACAAGAGTTTTAA